Proteins encoded by one window of Perca fluviatilis chromosome 13, GENO_Pfluv_1.0, whole genome shotgun sequence:
- the il6 gene encoding interleukin-6 — protein MPSSPNAYLLSAVMLCALLLCAPGAPAEDAPTDSPAGDASGEEEEMMMPSDLLSASPVWASILGATERHKKEFEEEFKKYGFKYIFLEYYNNNTSLPARCSHYNFSKEACLHRMFHGLLIYTVLLKYVEKEYPGNSICKEFRYYGGLLINLIKRKMRNRGQVTALTSSQEAQLLRDLDNPSEYNRRMTAHSILRQLHYFLLEGKTVITKKERRQSQANRTVTPITFNQMLKR, from the exons ATGCCCTCTTCACCAA ACGCGTACTTGCTCTCGGCAGTGATGCTGTGCGCTCTGCTGCTGTGCGCTCCCGGAGCTCCAGCTGAAGACGCGCCCACCGACAGCCCGGCAGGTGACGCCtcaggtgaggaggaggagatgatgATGCCTTCCGACCTGTTGAGCGCCTCCCCGGTCTGGGCCTCGATTCTTGGCGCAACCGAACGCCACAAGAAGGAG TTTGAAGAGGAATTCAAAAAATATggctttaaatatatttttctggagtactacaacaacaacacctcACTTCCAGCACGCTGCTCTCACTATAACTTCAGCAAG GAGGCTTGTCTCCACAGGATGTTTCACGGCCTGCTTATTTACACAGTTCTTCTCAAGTATGTGGAGAAGGAGTACCCCGGCAACTCAATCTGCAAAGAGTTCCGATACTACGGCGGCCTCCTGATCAACCTGATCAAACGAAAG ATGAGAAACCGTGGCCAGGTCACAGCGCTGACCAGCAGCCAGGAGGCGCAGCTGCTCAGGGACCTCGACAACCCCTCCGAGTACAACAGAAGGATGACTGCACACAGCATCCTGCGCCAGCTCCACTACTTCCTCTTAGAAGGCAAAACAGTGATTACTAAAAAGGAGCGCAGGCAAAGTCAGGCCAACAGGACTGTGACACCCATCACTTTCAACCAAATGTTGAAAAGATGA
- the tomm7 gene encoding mitochondrial import receptor subunit TOM7 homolog, whose translation MAKLSKETKQRLQQLFQCGQFVIRWGFIPTVLYLGFKRGADPGMPEPTVLSLLWG comes from the exons ATGGCTAAACTGAGTAAAGAGACCAAACAGCGGCTGCAGCAGCTGTTCCAGTGCGGCCAGTTTGTCATCCGATGGGGTTTTATCCCAACCGTGTTGTACCTCG GTTTCAAACGAGGAGCCGATCCAGGAATGCCTGAACCCACAGTCTTGAG tTTGCTATGGGGCTGA